The Oreochromis niloticus isolate F11D_XX linkage group LG15, O_niloticus_UMD_NMBU, whole genome shotgun sequence genome includes a region encoding these proteins:
- the LOC102080271 gene encoding beta/gamma crystallin domain-containing protein 1 isoform X1 has product MFTAYIKGLNDMVFSTSESPEDQPSTGVLGRIGSWLSPWRGKAPKTPTENAPSTGDHTLKSEGEVESEETVRPWVGEQQREEENPHLQGFFGGIFPCEEEDATQSAHRDGPVVCSAETGVGGPKKEELWECSRQTTGQDREESNKRTSASGNPERNDSHLTHLYSSTKQGVAWYSDQAHTQPQGQRKAQAQTGKKLHVYLEETSVIQCGENSCAGQEVVRTRLTKSLQVLPKAKSSPSFNLANSSSAENKETHARPAPGAQDYYSALVGVPLKSHKDSQLEPEPDQEQIEEDIMGRKNSARRRRKNSQGDGGKAPAETIPPNAQPASEGFPKSDNLESSLKSKSEAPEDSSSSKQNPTSQASPEGGERKTSCPATVKQLDNLQDLNCVVDEGADMEGDDDFYRVERKTETPESKRRSIKVSQSEVKLFTKHVRLNPKKSPAEDNKDWNAALKNTKGDEKDTPETENDGRVHTPKKADEERKPTTGRIADKISLFEKQQQQPTGGHNQTFRIPRSADVSPNRKPTERLKVDFLASDQRSRSAERYSAEQPPVMEKPMTIKERVRKFTEASASEDKSAQPQTPAVKGMSHKSTSSVADVTSKSPELDSQGKLDTKELIQTKAVSKIALKPEGRDTTPLGEQTSIPAVQQTDQKTKETVVSEATVQGTKPNSNETDPPAEELGNSTEVTNNISPPPKGPSRTGSRSKRRKNKEPTSPISPSIQNKPECSASKSKVTTTKPDKSDETNETASAPKQLSEKEPSRVQRRKSDEQPLSDSQQKEFKKEVEVSDKQEKQLDASFKKANIHQSVNTPAGLPQPSVSKDEPDTAACSSTTKVPANKDSIDLPQKEEEAERQSLTFKMERKKASVEVTEPLVSPQSPLVEPTIEKPSAVEQESPVKLPKLDKEFSVQLESKDKEKGKKPSKKETQQPQNKDTELITHTEPADVVRLEKVVSEKTNQTEEKVEEKPQQRLPLDESTAKAKVSHSVQAITGKEESVARDDERKNPERKEETQLVKDMIRPETKEPEPASQSEKSSGSSDLPAQTQHLNQSVTTPSEKAAVCTITQANEAVSGAKSDKELGKVETLINGPSELQTHSAESPRTEGEPVVIAQPNSASVEKAENSQDDSCTHGANDSEFSSTNPITKAATASEEVKAKVSNDTPLSLTDMTHRQNKESYVEEPSPISVCKSANKERGGQEDGEKSSTVKSVASEVSTSGDITNLASSHTLSDESKNIENGSDITSLRDAENITQSRPDSTAASSTVNVTENSAVVALHLPVNELSSHINRDISTHSEVKPVKKEPVDNNLRQSSKAPTSPESNRLIPGSIQHSSMKKLQLPRGLGKDDSSKQQDAPSSWLDVDFPKWKLKVQEQKLTSSGSESNLLDTPGELDDDDFVERIKKLCAPFSLPPRKHNHLRPPQPPFAMPAIKEDRFEKTFDPEEFTFGLRKKPEFNINTSLSLLSKNPNTDTKSVLKPARVSFADKSMLLNSLDTHSRLRDKTPVKEEEDVKEQKDDQIKVKSRLEGSCVLSSLTSLYRGKRNGFQAETEGTGSGNASPTEASELSPPPSSQPPPPSPSATASIKDTLAKQSEEETRAAEAVVSDSGPPLPSFNDIKLPDYLEKYLPRDQVKPMQSIQGQDQVKPELIKKMATPVAGDEADSVAKPGPVLPDTAAPCFPVVPPTKQPTLPELKQPPAQPQGVLRSNIRTVKGFHKRPGKMVLFEKPQFSGQAYEIYRDIPDATSLQLSPFISVKVVRGCWMLYEKPDFQGRTIALEEGSTELANDWAEPQVGTEPHNSPPMVIGSIRLAVRDYSIPRIDLFTEPEGHGRVTPYHDDTIETGSFGIPLSTASIQVHSGVWLLFSDPGFEGMVSVLETGTYPFPETWGFPSPFVGSLRPLKMGGFKVENPSEVKAVLYEKPGFEGSCMEVDGEIFSFCESEGDVPADLDTMKLKSVGSLKIIGGFWVGYSESGFEGQQHILEEGEYLECSDWGGSELLSLRPILSDFMSPHLKMFSDRDFGKLGMNIDLTVPVINVDETGYGMKTQSIDVVGGVWVVFEEPGFCGEPYVLEKGLYGSPEDWGALQHRVGSTMPVMLDDFENTSKFKVQLFSDPGFKGSVLTLEDSVASLQDGFSVASCKVLAGSWIAFEGQDFTCRMYVLEVGNYPDLRSMGCVSASSSILSLQTVGFEFSLPSITLFERCGLRGKRVVLTDGSVNLQLAGGCGRVQSVLVEGGLWVLYEGINYRGAQILLNPGEVLDWRKHSNWQKIGSLRPLIQKQVHFRLRNRQTGLMMSVTGDLDDVKLLRIQETEETDGLEQIWFYQNGHLHCKLLEECCLSPSGSVTIAGSRVGLTPDPDDQIHLWSITPEGFIRYVLNSDLVLEVKGGHLYDKNQVILNTPDASKLHQRWDVEII; this is encoded by the exons ATGTTCACAGCCTACATAAAGGGTCTGAATGATATGGTATTTTCTACG TCTGAGAGCCCCGAAGACCAGCCAAGTACTGGAGTCTTGGGTCGTATTGGCAGTTGGCTCTCTCCGTGGAGGGGAAAGGCTCCGAAGACTCCAACTGAAAATGCCCCCTCGACTGGCGATCACACTCTTAAGTCAGAGGGAGAAGTGGAAAGTGAGGAGACTGTGAGACCCTGGGTTGGAGAACAGCAGCGAGAGGAGGAGAATCCCCATCTTCAGGGTTTCTTTGGAGGCATTTTCCCTTGTGAAGAGGAGGACGCCACGCAGTCTGCCCACAGAGACGGCCCTGTTGTGTGCAGCGCTGAGACGGGAGTAGGAGGTCCAAAAAAGGAGGAGCTTTGGGAGTGCAGTAGGCAGACAACAGGACAGGACAGGGAGGAGAGCAACAAACGTACTTCAGCAAGTGGGAATCCTGAAAGGAATGACAGCCATCTGACACATCTCTATTCATCTACTAAACAGGGAGTGGCATGGTACTCTGACCAGGCCCACACCCAGCCTCAGGGCCAGAGAAAAGCACAGGCCCAGACAGGCAAGAAGCTACATGTGTACCTGGAGGAAACGAGTGTGATTCAGTGTGGCGAGAACAGTTGTGCTGGGCAGGAAGTTGTCCGCACCAGACTCACAAAAAGCCTTCAAGTCCTCCCTAAGGCAAAGTCATCGCCAAGTTTTAATTTAGCAAATAGCTCAAGTGCAGAGAACAAAGAGACACATGCGAGGCCTGCTCCTGGGGCACAGGATTATTACAGCGCACTAGTAGGAGTGCCACTAAAATCCCACAAAGACTCACAGTTAGAGCCTGAACCAGATCAAGAACAAATAGAAGAAGACATCATGGGGCGTAAAAACTCAgccagaagaagaaggaaaaactctcagGGCGATGGAGGGAAAGCTCCTGCGGAAACAATCCCTCCAAATGCACAACCTGCCTCAGAGGGATTCCCTAAGTCAGATAACTTAGAGAGTAGTCTAAAGAGCAAAAGTGAGGCACCTGaagactcctcctcctccaagcAAAACCCCACCTCACAGGCCTCACCTGAAGGAGGGGAAAGAAAGACTTCCTGTCCCGCCACGGTCAAGCAGTTGGACAACCTCCAAGATTTGAACTGTGTGGTGGATGAAGGTGCAGACATGGAGGGCGATGACGATTTTTATAGAGTAGAAAGGAAGACAGAGACACCAGAGTCCAAACGCAGGAGCATTAAGGTTTCTCAGAGTGAGGTGAAGCTTTTTACAAAACACGTTCGTCTGAATCCAAAGAAAAGTCCAGCTGAAGATAACAAGGATTGGAATGCAGCATTAAAGAATACCAAAGGTGACGAAAAGGATACACCCGAAACAGAGAATGATGGCAG AGTACACACCCCAAAGAAGGCTGATGAAGAGCGTAAGCCAACGACTGGCAGGATTGCGGATAAAATCAGCCTTTTTgagaagcagcagcaacaacctACGGGTGGCCACAATCAGACCTTCCGAATCCCGAGGAGTGCTGATGTGTCGCCAAATAGAAAACCCACCGAGCGGTTGAAAGTGGATTTTCTTGCATCTGATCAGAGGTCAAGATCAGCTGAACGTTACAGCGCGGAACAGCCACCTGTCATGGAAAAGCCGATGACCATCAAGGAGCGGGTGCGGAAATTTACAGAGGCGTCTGCGTCGGAGGATAAATCTGCGCAGCCTCAAACACCGGCCGTGAAAGGAATGTCTCACAAATCCACCTCGTCTGTGGCAGACGTTACGTCAAAGTCTCCAGAACTGGACAGTCAAGGTAAACTGGATACAAAAGAGCTGATACAGACAAAAGCAGTGTCAAAGATAGCACTAAAACCAGAAGGACGAGATACGACTCCTTTAGGGGAGCAGACGTCCATCCCCGCAGTACAACAAACAGACCAGAAAACAAAGGAAACGGTGGTCTCAGAAGCAACAGTTCAAGGTACGAAACCCAACAGCAATGAAACAGATCCTCCAGCTGAAGAACTAGGCAATTCCACAGAAGTGACCAATAACATTAGCCCACCTCCCAAAGGCCCTAGCAGAACAGGCTCCCGCTCTAAAAGACGGAAAAATAAAGAACCAACCAGTCCCATCAGTCCAAGCATTCAAAACAAACCAGAGTGCTCTGCGAGTAAGTCAAAGGTCACCACTACAAAACCTGATAAGAGTGATGAAACAAATGAGACTGCCTCTGCTCCCAAACAGCTTTCAGAAAAAGAGCCATCTCGAGTTCAAAGAAGAAAATCTGACGAACAGCCACTGAGCGATAGCCAACAGAAGGAATTTAAAAAGGAAGTGGAGGTATCCGATAAACAGGAGAAACAGTTAGATGCTTCATTTAAAAAGGCGAATATTCACCAGTCAGTAAACACACCAGCAGGATTACCTCAACCATCTGTCAGCAAAGATGAACCTGATACTGCTGCTTGTAGCAGCACAACAAAGGTGCCCGCTAACAAGGACTCCATTGATTTACcccaaaaagaggaagaagcagagagacaaagtctgacatttaaaatggaaagaaaaaaggcCTCTGTGGAAGTCACAGAACCTTTAGTTTCCCCCCAATCACCTTTGGTTGAACCAACTATTGAGAAGCCTTCTGCAGTGGAGCAGGAGTCACCTGTTAAACTTCCCAAATTAGATAAAGAATTTTCAGTGCAACTTGAGtcaaaagataaagaaaaagggaagaaacctagtaaaaaagaaacacagcaacCTCAGAACAAGGACACAGAACTAATAACTCACACTGAACCTGCAGATGTGGTGAGATTAGAGAAGGTGGTGagtgaaaaaacaaatcagactGAGGAGAAAGTTGAAGAAAAACCACAGCAGCGCCTGCCTCTAGATGAAAGTACCGCAAAGGCCAAGGTTTCACACAGTGTGCAGGCGATCACAGGGAAAGAGGAAAGTGTTGCAAGGgatgatgaaagaaaaaatcCCGAAAGAAAGGAGGAGACACAACTGGTTAAAGACATGATAAGACCAGAAACTAAAGAACCAGAACCAGCTTCTCAGTCAGAAAAGAGCAGCGGCTCATCAGATCTCCCTGCTCAAACACAACATCTCAATCAGTCGGTGACTACACCttcagaaaaagctgctgtttgtACCATCACCCAGGCTAATGAGGCTGTGAGTGGCGCCAAGAGTGATAAAGAGCTTGGGAAGGTAGAGACGCTTATAAATGGGCCTTCTGAGTTGCAGACTCATTCTGCAGAAAGCCCCAGAACAGAAGGAGAGCCAGTGGTGATTGCACAGCCTAATTCTGCATCTGTGGAAAAAGCAGAGAATTCACAGGATGACTCATGTACACATGGAGCTAATGATTCAGAGTTCTCCAGCACAAATCCTATTACCAAAGCAGCTACGGCCAGTGAGGAAGTGAAGGCAAAAGTCTCTAATGACACTCCATTGTCACTCACTGACATGACACATAGGCAAAACAAAGAATCATATGTGGAAGAGCCTTCTCCTATTTCTGTCTGCAAATCTGCAAACAAAGAGAGAGGTGGGCAGGAAGATGGGGAAAAAAGCTCAACTGTCAAATCAGTGGCCTCAGAAGTCAGTACCTCTGGAGATATAACGAACCTAGCCTCCAGCCACACACTGTCTGATGAATCAAAAAATATAGAGAATGGCAGCGATATTACTTCACTCAGGGATGCtgaaaacataacacagagcCGCCCTGATAGCACTGCTGCTAGCTCCACAGTGAATGTGACCGAGAATTCAGCTGTGGTGGCATTGCATTTGCCAGTGAATGAACTTTCATCTCATATCAATCGTGACATTTCCACACATTCAGAAGTCAAGCCAGTTAAAAAGGAGCCTGTTGATAACAATCTGAGACAGTCTTCAAAAGCACCCACTTCCCCAGAGTCTAACAGGCTGATCCCAGGCTCAATACAGCATTCATCCATGAAGAAGCTCCAATTGCCACGGGGTCTAGGCAAAGATGACTCCTCGAAACAGCAAGATGCCCCCTCTAGCTGGCTGGATGTGGACTTCCCCAAATGGAAACTTAAAGTCCAGGAGCAAAAGCTGACTTCTTCTGGAAGTGAGAGCAATCTTCTGGACACTCCTGGCGAGCTAGATGATGATGATTTCGTTGAGAGAATCAAGAAACTTTGTGCCCCATTTTCCCTCCCACCACGGAAGCACAACCACCTCCGACCACCTCAGCCCCCATTTGCAATGCCAGCCATTAAGGAGGACCGCTTTGAGAAGACTTTTGACCCAGAGGAGTTTACATTTGGCTTGAGAAAAAAGCCCGAGTTTAACATAAACACATCACTGAGCCTTTTATCCAAGAACCCAAACACAGATACAAAATCTGTCCTGAAGCCTGCCAGGGTTAGCTTTGCAGACAAGAGCATGCTGCTTAATAGCCTAGACACACACTCTCGCCTCAGGGACAAAACCCCTGTCaaggaagaggaggacgtgAAGGAACAGAAAGATGATCAAATCAAGGTGAAGTCTCGCTTGGAGGGGAGCTGCGTTCTGAGTAGTCTCACCTCCCTTTACAGAGGAAAGCGAAATGGATTTCAAGCCGAGACAGAGGGCACTGGCTCAGGAAATGCATCGCCTACTGAAGCCTCCGAGCTGAGCCCTCCACCTTCGTCCCAGCCACCCCCACCAAGCCCGTCAGCCACAGCTTCAATCAAAGACACTCTAGCCAAGCAGAGTGAAGAGGAAACCCGTGCTGCAGAGGCTGTGGTTAGTGACTCAGGTCCTCCACTTCCTTCTTTTAACGACATCAAACTGCCTGACTATTTAGAGAAGTACCTCCCAAGAGATCAAGTAAAGCCAATGCAGAGCATACAAGGACAGGATCAAGTCAAACCAGAG TTAATTAAGAAAATGGCCACTCCTGTTGCTGGAGATGAAGCAGACAGCGTTGCAAAACCAGGTCCGGTGCTTCCTGACACTGCTGCTCCATGCTTTCCTGTTGTTCCTCCAACAAAACAACCAACCCTCCCCGAACTAAAGCAGCCTCCGGCTCAGCCGCAGGGAGTACTTAGAAGTAAT ATAAGAACTGTGAAGGGATTTCACAAACGCCCTGGAAAG ATGGTGCTGTTTGAAAAACCTCAGTTCAGTGGCCAGGCATATGAGATTTACAGGGATATACCAGATGCTACATCTCTGCAGCTCTCGCCTTTCATATCTGTGAAGGTTGTTAGAGGATG CTGGATGCTGTATGAGAAGCCTGACTTTCAGGGCCGCACCATCGCCTTGGAGGAGGGGAGCACAGAATTGGCAAACGATTGGGCAGAGCCTCAAGTGGGGACAGAACCGCACAACAGCCCGCCAATGGTGATCGGCTCTATTCGACTTGCTGTCAGG GATTACAGCATCCCCCGTATTGATCTGTTTACTGAACCCGAAGGCCACGGCAGAGTAACACCATACCACGACGACACAATAGAAACTGGCTCATTCGGCATCCCACTGAGTACTGCTTCCATTCAAGTGCACTCTGGGGT GTGGCTGCTTTTCAGTGATCCAGGGTTTGAGGGCATGGTGTCTGTCCTGGAAACAGGAACATACCCTTTTCCTGAGACCTGGGGCTTCCCGTCACCCTTCGTGGGATCTCTTAGGCCACTTAAAATG GGTGGTTTCAAAGTGGAGAATCCCAGTGAAGTCAAG GCTGTTCTATATGAGAAGCCCGGCTTTGAAGGCTCCTGTATGGAAGTTGACGGtgaaattttcagcttttgcgAGAGTGAAGGAGATGTTCCTGCAGACCTTGACACAATGAAACTGAAGTCCGTGGGCTCTTTGAAGATCATTGGAGGATT CTGGGTGGGCTACAGCGAGTCTGGGTTCGAGggtcagcagcacatcctgGAGGAAGGCGAGTACCTGGAGTGCAGTGACTGGGGTGGCTCAGAACTTCTGTCATTGCGACCGATACTGTCT GATTTCATGTCTCCACACCTCAAAATGTTCAGCGACAGAGATTTTGGCAAGCTGGGGATGAACATTGACCTCACAGTGCCTGTTATTAACGTGGATGAGACGGGCTATGGCATGAAGACGCAGTCTATTGATGTTGTCGGTGGTGT cTGGGTTGTGTTTGAAGAGCCAGGCTTTTGTGGCGAGCCTTATGTCCTGGAAAAAGGCCTGTATGGAAGCCCAGAGGACTGGGGGGCACTGCAGCACAGAGTTGGCTCAACAATGCCTGTCATGCTG gaTGATTTTGAGAACACATCCAAATTTAAG GTGCAGCTTTTCTCTGATCCAGGTTTTAAGGgctctgtcctcactctggaggACAGTGTGGCCTCCCTGCAGGATGGTTTCTCTGTGGCCTCCTGCAAGGTTCTAGCTGGCAG CTGGATAGCTTTTGAGGGCCAAGACTTCACTTGCAGGATGTATGTGTTAGAAGTGGGAAACTACCCAGATCTGAGATCAATGGGCTGTGTCAGTGCAAGCTCCTCCATCCTGTCACTACAGACTGTTGGCTTT GAGTTCTCACTTCCATCCATCACTCTTTTTGAGCGATGTGGTCTGCGTGGGAAGAGGGTGGTCCTAACGGACGGATCAGTCAACCTCCAGCTGGCCGGAGGATGTGGCAGAGTCCAGTCTGTGCTGGTGGAAGGAGGCCT GTGGGTGCTATACGAGGGAATCAACTATCGGGGTGCTCAGATTTTGCTAAATCCTGGAGAGGTGCTCGACTGGCGGAAACACAGCAACTGGCAGAAAATTGGATCGCTCCGCCCTCTTATACAG AAGCAAGTGCACTTCCGTTTAAGGAACAGACAGACGGGGCTAATGATGTCGGTGACCGGGGATTTAGATGATGTCAAACTGCTACGGATacaagaaacagaagaaacGGATGGTTTGGAGCAGATTTGGTTCTACCAGAATGGACACCTACACTGCAAG CTCTTGGAGGAGTGCTGCCTAAGTCCCAGTGGTAGCGTGACAATTGCAGGAAGCCGTGTGGGTCTCACTCCAGACCCAGATGACCAAATCCACCTCTGGAGCATCACTCCGGAGGGCTTTATTCGCTATGTCCTCAACTCTGATCTAGTCCTGGAAGTCAAAG GTGGTCATCTTTATGACAAAAACCAAGTGATTCTGAACACACCTGATGCAAGTAAACTACATCAGAGGTGGGATGTGGAGATTATATGA